One Kineococcus aurantiacus genomic window carries:
- a CDS encoding glycosyltransferase — MRLLVITDGVPPEHRGGVASSVLVEVDELARRGHDVTVLVRRHDRDAPLAEQRPGYRLLRHPAPARGSRAYYAHPAATLLRVPGWLRSLDARERFDALYVHSTFHAAAAVRAGLGSRTVLRFHAPSSLEVQLDAAGGKYPLARAAGGVVADLTRRAELAAVDGTARTLATSWYVRRLLQRVHPTARARVDVVPLAVDLDRFAPGPGDRARLGVTGDPVLLTVRRLVRRMGLENLLDAFGAVVAEHPRARLVVGGTGYLGPQLRARAERLGLPVDFPGFVAEEDLPELYRAADLFVLPTLEMEGFGIVTVEAFASGLPVVATPVGANPEVAGSLDPRTVAASTAPADLAAAISRGLALRGGLAARARAHAEANYSPAAVVARVEQALAEVSSAGRARRAR, encoded by the coding sequence GTGCGCCTGCTCGTGATCACCGACGGGGTCCCGCCCGAGCACCGCGGCGGCGTCGCCAGCTCCGTGCTCGTCGAGGTCGACGAGCTGGCCCGCCGCGGCCACGACGTCACCGTCCTCGTCCGCCGCCACGACCGCGACGCCCCCCTCGCCGAGCAGCGCCCCGGGTACCGGCTGCTGCGCCACCCCGCCCCCGCGCGCGGCAGCCGCGCCTACTACGCCCACCCCGCCGCGACCCTGCTGCGGGTGCCCGGCTGGTTGCGCTCCCTGGACGCCCGCGAACGCTTCGACGCGCTGTACGTGCACTCCACGTTCCACGCCGCGGCCGCGGTCCGCGCCGGGCTGGGGTCCCGCACCGTCCTGCGCTTCCACGCCCCGTCCTCGCTGGAGGTCCAGCTCGACGCCGCGGGCGGGAAGTACCCGCTGGCCCGCGCCGCCGGCGGGGTCGTCGCCGACCTCACCCGCCGCGCCGAGCTGGCGGCGGTCGACGGCACCGCCCGCACGCTGGCGACGAGCTGGTACGTGCGCCGGCTGCTGCAGCGGGTCCACCCCACGGCCCGGGCCCGCGTGGACGTGGTGCCGCTGGCCGTCGACCTCGACCGCTTCGCCCCCGGCCCCGGCGACCGCGCGCGGCTGGGGGTCACGGGCGACCCGGTGCTGCTCACGGTGCGCCGGCTCGTGCGGCGCATGGGGCTGGAGAACCTCCTCGACGCGTTCGGCGCGGTCGTGGCCGAGCACCCCCGGGCCCGGCTCGTCGTCGGCGGGACCGGGTACCTGGGCCCGCAGCTGCGCGCCCGCGCCGAGCGCCTCGGCCTGCCCGTCGACTTCCCCGGGTTCGTCGCCGAGGAGGACCTGCCGGAGCTGTACCGCGCGGCGGACCTGTTCGTCCTGCCCACCCTGGAGATGGAGGGGTTCGGGATCGTCACCGTCGAGGCGTTCGCCAGCGGCCTGCCGGTCGTCGCGACCCCCGTGGGGGCCAACCCCGAGGTGGCGGGGTCCCTGGACCCGCGGACCGTCGCGGCCTCCACGGCCCCGGCCGACCTGGCCGCGGCGATCTCGCGGGGGCTGGCGCTGCGGGGCGGGCTGGCGGCCCGCGCCCGCGCCCACGCCGAGGCGAACTACTCGCCCGCCGCCGTCGTCGCCCGCGTCGAGCAGGCGCTCGCGGAGGTCAGCAGCGCGGGGCGTGCGCGGCGAGCTCGGTGA
- a CDS encoding SpoIIE family protein phosphatase codes for MEPSPMQDLRVLPDGTGVDDLLPRALRAVQQAVCISDVSLPDQPVVWANGAFTAETGYPLSEVVGRNCRFLQEGLAERGLDTRGPAARIRRLVEQGLAGTVLIPNRRRDGTVFVNELSLSPLPGPDGRVRFYVAVQRDVTARTQAESARDTAHREAAALSDQLQRQLVPTVLPPVPGLQVAVRYQPATRPDGSRGEVSGDFYDVVPRSDGRALAVIGDVSGRGPRAAATTAALRWAVRGAAGFTDRPAQVLQHVAGAVHDALDDRFGTVALAGYDPLADHVTVSLAGHPQLVLLPARGPKRFVGHPGTLLGPFGRVDVLDQSVPFGPGDCLLLYTDGVTEAQSPERDLLGEEALLAALEGPGDPEVLADTVLRVVTEHVRGGPTDDLTLMVLRRLG; via the coding sequence GTGGAGCCGTCACCGATGCAGGACCTGCGGGTGCTGCCCGACGGCACCGGGGTCGACGACCTCCTGCCGCGGGCCCTGCGCGCCGTCCAGCAGGCCGTCTGCATCTCGGACGTGTCGCTGCCCGACCAGCCCGTCGTGTGGGCCAACGGCGCCTTCACCGCCGAGACCGGCTACCCGCTGTCCGAGGTCGTGGGCCGCAACTGCCGCTTCCTGCAGGAGGGCCTGGCCGAGCGCGGGCTGGACACCCGCGGCCCCGCCGCCCGCATCCGCCGCCTCGTCGAGCAGGGGCTGGCCGGCACGGTGCTCATCCCGAACCGCCGCCGGGACGGGACGGTCTTCGTCAACGAGCTGTCGCTGTCCCCGCTGCCCGGCCCGGACGGTCGGGTGCGGTTCTACGTGGCCGTCCAGCGCGACGTCACGGCCCGCACGCAGGCCGAGAGCGCCCGGGACACCGCCCACCGCGAGGCCGCCGCGCTCAGCGACCAGCTGCAGCGCCAGCTCGTGCCGACGGTCCTGCCGCCGGTCCCGGGCCTGCAGGTCGCGGTCCGCTACCAGCCCGCGACCCGCCCGGACGGGTCCCGCGGGGAGGTCAGCGGCGACTTCTACGACGTGGTGCCCCGCTCCGACGGCCGGGCCCTGGCCGTCATCGGGGACGTCTCGGGCCGGGGCCCGCGGGCCGCGGCGACGACGGCCGCGCTGCGGTGGGCGGTGCGCGGGGCCGCGGGGTTCACCGACCGGCCCGCGCAGGTCCTCCAGCACGTCGCCGGCGCCGTCCACGACGCCCTCGACGACCGGTTCGGCACGGTCGCCCTCGCCGGGTACGACCCCCTCGCCGACCACGTGACCGTCTCCCTCGCCGGCCACCCGCAGCTGGTGCTGCTGCCCGCGCGGGGGCCGAAGCGGTTCGTCGGCCACCCCGGGACGCTGCTGGGACCGTTCGGCCGCGTCGACGTGCTCGACCAGTCCGTCCCGTTCGGGCCCGGGGACTGCCTGCTCCTCTACACCGACGGCGTGACGGAGGCGCAGTCCCCCGAGCGGGACCTGCTCGGGGAGGAGGCGCTGCTGGCCGCGCTGGAGGGTCCCGGCGACCCCGAGGTCCTCGCCGACACCGTCCTGCGGGTCGTCACCGAGCACGTCCGCGGCGGCCCGACCGACGACCTGACGCTCATGGTGCTGCGACGCCTGGGCTGA
- a CDS encoding ROK family protein: MSSVLAVDVGGTGLKGAVVDARGHTVAVRDRPSRAGGRPVVDNLRDLLADLAALAAAAGPERPVAVGVGTPGTVDEASGTVVYASNLGWRDLGLRRLLEEATGLPVAVGHDGRAAGRAEQLVSGTRGNFVFVPIGTGISAALVVGGVAVAGVSGAAGEFGHVVVHPDGELCPCGQRGCVEAYAAGAAVLRRYLARGGRAASTAEVVGRLGTDALARQVWAEAVHALALGLQGLTVLLDPAEVVLGGGVSAAGPLLLEPLEVRLRSLLAWREPPPLRTARWGTEAGRVGAALLAFERVGIAPDLRFPLGPGVPLSPGVAAP, translated from the coding sequence GTGAGTTCCGTGCTGGCCGTCGACGTCGGCGGGACCGGTCTGAAGGGGGCCGTCGTCGACGCCCGCGGGCACACGGTCGCCGTGCGGGACCGGCCCAGCCGCGCCGGTGGCCGCCCCGTCGTGGACAACCTGCGCGACCTGCTGGCCGACCTGGCCGCGCTGGCCGCCGCGGCCGGGCCCGAGCGGCCCGTGGCGGTCGGGGTCGGCACGCCCGGCACCGTCGACGAGGCCAGCGGGACCGTCGTCTACGCCTCCAACCTCGGCTGGCGCGACCTCGGGCTGCGGCGGCTGCTGGAGGAGGCGACGGGGCTGCCCGTGGCGGTCGGGCACGACGGGCGGGCGGCCGGGCGCGCCGAGCAGCTCGTCTCCGGCACGCGCGGCAACTTCGTCTTCGTCCCCATCGGGACCGGGATCTCCGCCGCCCTCGTCGTGGGCGGTGTCGCCGTCGCGGGCGTCTCCGGTGCGGCCGGGGAGTTCGGGCACGTCGTCGTCCACCCCGACGGCGAGCTGTGCCCGTGCGGGCAGCGCGGCTGCGTCGAGGCGTACGCGGCGGGGGCCGCGGTGCTGCGCCGCTACCTGGCCCGCGGGGGCCGGGCCGCCTCCACGGCGGAGGTCGTCGGCCGGCTGGGCACCGACGCGCTGGCCCGGCAGGTCTGGGCCGAGGCCGTCCACGCCCTCGCGCTGGGGCTGCAGGGGCTCACGGTGCTGCTGGACCCCGCCGAGGTCGTCCTCGGCGGGGGCGTCTCGGCGGCCGGCCCCCTGCTGCTCGAACCCCTCGAGGTGCGGCTGCGGTCGCTGCTGGCCTGGCGGGAGCCGCCCCCGCTGCGGACCGCGCGCTGGGGCACCGAGGCCGGGCGGGTGGGGGCCGCGCTGCTGGCGTTCGAGCGGGTCGGGATCGCGCCCGACCTGCGTTTCCCCCTCGGTCCCGGCGTCCCCCTCAGCCCAGGCGTCGCAGCACCATGA
- a CDS encoding EAL domain-containing protein — MTGSTILDVLRAGSVRSHFQPIVDLDSGAVVAYEALARGPQGPLHRPDHLFAAARAEGVLAELDHACRAAALQGAVEHGLVAPLTLFVNVEPEILDSAPLTELVKLADGAPGGLRVVVEMTERALAARPAELLRTVERIREIGWAVALDDVGADAMSLAFMPLLRPDVVKLDLRLVQDRPGPAVAQIMNAVNAYAEESGALVLAEGIEDEAHLLMARALGAQLGQGWLFGRPAAPPARPVAVAALPLPPAPAVPGLSASSPFAALPAGTKLRRAPKALLIELSKQLEREAARLGDTCVVASTFQEARHFTPATRSRYRDLAERVGFVCALGEELEVTVPGVRGAAISADDPVRGEWDVVVLAPHFAAALLARDLGDAGPERERTFEYALTYERTTVAAAAHSLLARVVPRRPEPVLAREPAVPAAAPVPLLPVLSATDPDAFLERALSATTSGVSIADVLRPDHPLVYVNSAFEELSGWRAEEVLGRNCRILQGPDTDRATVDSIRAAIDAGREWRGVLLNVRGPERTPWWNEVHLSPVVDASGRVVQYVGIQNDVTARVQAQQDLARERERSREYVRRIEEFAWTDPLTGLANRRRVEPLVEEFLSTPGRTTALLFCDLDGFKVVNDALGHAAGDDLLVEVAQRLRRHAPAGALLARLGGDEFLVALTGADLQAVAHQAADLAADLAARIADPFPVQGRQISVGVSVGVALGGPGEFFEDLLRNADHAMYRVKERRTAAV, encoded by the coding sequence ATGACGGGCTCAACCATCCTCGACGTCCTCCGGGCCGGGTCGGTCCGCAGCCACTTCCAGCCCATCGTGGACCTCGACTCCGGCGCCGTCGTCGCGTACGAGGCCCTCGCGCGGGGGCCGCAGGGGCCGCTGCACCGCCCGGACCACCTGTTCGCCGCCGCCCGCGCGGAGGGCGTGCTGGCCGAGCTGGACCACGCCTGCCGGGCCGCGGCGCTGCAGGGCGCCGTCGAGCACGGCCTCGTCGCCCCGCTGACGCTGTTCGTCAACGTCGAGCCCGAGATCCTCGACTCCGCGCCGCTGACCGAGCTCGTCAAGCTCGCCGACGGGGCCCCGGGGGGCCTGCGCGTCGTGGTCGAGATGACCGAGCGGGCGCTGGCGGCCCGGCCCGCGGAGCTGCTGCGCACCGTGGAGCGCATCCGGGAGATCGGGTGGGCCGTCGCCCTCGACGACGTCGGCGCGGACGCGATGTCGCTGGCCTTCATGCCGCTGCTGCGCCCGGACGTCGTCAAGCTCGACCTGCGCCTCGTGCAGGACCGTCCCGGCCCGGCCGTCGCGCAGATCATGAACGCCGTCAACGCCTACGCCGAGGAGTCCGGCGCGCTCGTGCTCGCCGAGGGCATCGAGGACGAGGCGCACCTGCTGATGGCCCGCGCGCTCGGCGCGCAGCTGGGCCAGGGCTGGTTGTTCGGCCGTCCCGCGGCCCCTCCCGCGCGGCCGGTCGCGGTGGCCGCGCTGCCCCTGCCGCCGGCCCCCGCCGTCCCCGGGCTGTCGGCGTCCTCGCCGTTCGCGGCGCTGCCGGCCGGCACCAAGCTGCGGCGCGCGCCCAAGGCCCTGCTCATCGAGCTGAGCAAGCAGCTGGAGCGGGAGGCCGCGCGCCTGGGCGACACGTGCGTCGTCGCCTCGACGTTCCAGGAGGCCCGGCACTTCACCCCGGCCACCCGCAGCCGGTACCGGGACCTCGCCGAGCGGGTCGGGTTCGTGTGCGCCCTCGGCGAGGAGCTGGAGGTCACCGTCCCCGGTGTGCGCGGCGCGGCCATCTCGGCCGACGACCCGGTCCGCGGGGAGTGGGACGTCGTCGTGCTGGCCCCGCACTTCGCGGCCGCCCTGCTGGCCCGCGACCTGGGCGACGCCGGTCCCGAGCGGGAGCGGACGTTCGAGTACGCCCTGACGTACGAGCGCACGACGGTGGCCGCGGCCGCCCACTCGCTGCTGGCGCGCGTCGTGCCCCGCCGCCCCGAGCCGGTGCTCGCGCGCGAGCCCGCGGTCCCGGCGGCGGCGCCCGTCCCCCTCCTGCCGGTCCTGTCGGCCACGGATCCCGACGCGTTCCTCGAACGCGCCCTGAGCGCGACGACCAGCGGGGTCTCGATCGCGGACGTGCTGCGCCCGGACCACCCGCTCGTCTACGTCAACTCCGCGTTCGAGGAGCTGTCGGGGTGGCGCGCCGAGGAGGTCCTGGGCCGCAACTGCCGGATCCTGCAGGGGCCCGACACCGACCGCGCGACCGTGGACTCCATCCGCGCGGCCATCGACGCCGGGCGGGAGTGGCGGGGTGTGCTGCTGAACGTGCGCGGCCCCGAGCGGACTCCGTGGTGGAACGAGGTGCACCTGTCCCCCGTGGTGGACGCCTCGGGGCGGGTGGTGCAGTACGTCGGGATCCAGAACGACGTCACGGCGCGGGTGCAGGCGCAGCAGGACCTCGCGCGGGAGCGGGAGCGCTCGCGCGAGTACGTGCGCCGCATCGAGGAGTTCGCCTGGACCGACCCCCTGACGGGCCTGGCGAACCGGCGGCGCGTCGAGCCCCTCGTCGAGGAGTTCCTGAGCACCCCCGGCCGCACCACGGCGCTGCTGTTCTGCGACCTGGACGGGTTCAAGGTGGTGAACGACGCGCTGGGGCACGCGGCCGGTGACGACCTGCTCGTGGAGGTCGCGCAGCGCCTGCGCCGCCACGCGCCCGCGGGGGCGCTGCTGGCGCGGCTGGGGGGCGACGAGTTCCTCGTCGCGCTGACCGGCGCGGACCTGCAGGCGGTGGCCCACCAGGCCGCCGACCTCGCCGCCGACCTCGCCGCGCGCATCGCCGACCCCTTCCCGGTGCAGGGCCGGCAGATCTCCGTGGGGGTCAGCGTGGGGGTGGCGCTGGGCGGTCCCGGGGAGTTCTTCGAGGACCTGCTGCGCAACGCCGACCACGCGATGTACCGGGTCAAGGAGCGCCGCACCGCGGCGGTGTGA
- a CDS encoding TetR/AcrR family transcriptional regulator — protein sequence MGRTQTFDTAAVVRAARELFWQRGFEDVSVPDLEDATGVRRSSLYHAFGSKRGLFDAAVDSYLDEVVRPRLRPLLGPDVPPDALPQYLRGLRTALAGRSAAARSGCLLLNAATSPVGRDTAVAEVVAAYRAELHEAFRRGAAALGAAGAPGDADAVATLCTSSVVTAFVLARVDPGAAVATLDAALALLPAPR from the coding sequence ATGGGCAGGACGCAGACCTTCGACACCGCCGCCGTCGTGCGCGCGGCTCGGGAGCTGTTCTGGCAGCGCGGTTTCGAGGACGTCTCCGTCCCGGACCTGGAGGACGCCACGGGGGTCCGGCGCTCCAGCCTCTACCACGCGTTCGGCAGCAAGCGCGGCCTGTTCGACGCCGCCGTCGACAGCTACCTCGACGAGGTCGTCCGGCCCCGCCTGCGGCCGCTGCTGGGCCCCGACGTCCCGCCCGACGCGCTGCCGCAGTACCTGCGCGGGCTGCGGACCGCGCTCGCGGGCCGCAGCGCCGCCGCCCGCAGCGGCTGCCTGCTGCTCAACGCGGCGACCTCACCGGTGGGCCGCGACACCGCCGTCGCCGAGGTCGTGGCGGCCTACCGGGCCGAGCTGCACGAGGCGTTCCGGCGCGGGGCCGCGGCGCTCGGGGCGGCCGGGGCCCCCGGCGACGCCGACGCGGTCGCGACGCTGTGCACGTCCTCGGTCGTCACCGCGTTCGTGCTGGCGCGCGTCGACCCCGGCGCGGCGGTCGCCACGCTCGACGCCGCCCTCGCGCTGCTGCCGGCCCCGCGGTGA
- a CDS encoding DUF1304 family protein, protein MTAVALAVTAVAALVHVYVFVLESFRWTGPRAARVFGLDAATARTTAPLAFNQGFYNLFLAVEVVAGALALAAGHRTAGAVLVLAGTLSMTGAGLVLVASDRSKARAALVQAGPALLGAVLLAIAL, encoded by the coding sequence GTGACCGCCGTGGCCCTCGCCGTGACCGCCGTCGCGGCGCTCGTGCACGTGTACGTGTTCGTGCTGGAGTCGTTCCGGTGGACCGGGCCGCGCGCCGCGCGCGTGTTCGGCCTGGACGCCGCCACCGCCCGGACCACCGCGCCGCTGGCGTTCAACCAGGGTTTCTACAACCTGTTCCTGGCCGTCGAGGTCGTCGCCGGGGCCCTCGCCCTGGCCGCGGGGCACCGCACCGCCGGGGCCGTCCTCGTGCTCGCCGGGACCCTGTCGATGACCGGCGCCGGGCTGGTGCTCGTCGCCTCCGACCGCTCCAAGGCCCGCGCGGCCCTGGTCCAGGCCGGGCCCGCGCTGCTCGGCGCGGTCCTGCTCGCGATCGCCCTCTGA
- a CDS encoding zinc-binding dehydrogenase yields MTTSTQVQLVSRPSGWPTPEDFRTVTVDLPDLGPDEVRVQNEFVSVDPYMRGRMNDAKSYAPPYALGETMTGGAVGRVTASTSPALPVGSLVVHGLGWRDVAQGPAAQFRQVAEVPGAPNSVHLGILGMTGLTAYVGLTAIAGLREGETVFVSGAAGAVGTAVGQIARLLGAGRVLGSAGSAEKVALLTDRYGYDAAVNYKDAPIREQLPAIAPDGVDVFFDNVGGDHLEAAVDVFNPHGRAALCGAISGYNDVERPAGPDNLWHLVSKKLTLRGFIVGDHAELSAEFGEKVAGWFTAGQVVFDETVVDGIENSVEAFLTMMRGGNTGKMVVRV; encoded by the coding sequence GTGACCACCAGCACCCAGGTCCAGCTCGTCTCCCGCCCCTCCGGGTGGCCGACGCCGGAGGACTTCCGCACCGTCACCGTCGACCTGCCCGACCTCGGCCCCGACGAGGTCCGCGTGCAGAACGAGTTCGTCTCCGTCGACCCGTACATGCGGGGCCGGATGAACGACGCCAAGAGCTACGCCCCGCCCTACGCCCTCGGCGAGACCATGACCGGCGGGGCCGTCGGCCGCGTCACCGCGTCGACCTCCCCGGCGCTGCCCGTCGGTTCCCTCGTCGTCCACGGCCTCGGCTGGCGCGACGTCGCCCAGGGCCCGGCGGCGCAGTTCCGCCAGGTCGCCGAGGTGCCCGGCGCGCCGAACTCCGTGCACCTGGGGATCCTCGGCATGACGGGCCTCACCGCCTACGTCGGCCTCACCGCCATCGCCGGGCTGCGCGAGGGCGAGACCGTGTTCGTCTCCGGCGCCGCCGGTGCCGTCGGGACCGCCGTCGGCCAGATCGCCCGCCTGCTGGGCGCCGGCCGCGTCCTGGGCTCGGCGGGTTCGGCCGAGAAGGTGGCGCTGCTCACCGACCGGTACGGCTACGACGCCGCCGTGAACTACAAGGACGCCCCCATCCGCGAGCAGCTGCCCGCCATCGCGCCCGACGGCGTCGACGTGTTCTTCGACAACGTCGGCGGCGACCACCTCGAAGCGGCCGTCGACGTGTTCAACCCGCACGGCCGCGCCGCCCTGTGCGGGGCGATCTCCGGCTACAACGACGTCGAGCGCCCCGCCGGCCCCGACAACCTGTGGCACCTCGTCAGCAAGAAGCTCACCCTGCGCGGGTTCATCGTCGGCGACCACGCCGAGCTGTCCGCCGAGTTCGGGGAGAAGGTGGCCGGCTGGTTCACCGCCGGTCAGGTCGTCTTCGACGAGACCGTCGTGGACGGGATCGAGAACTCCGTCGAGGCCTTCCTCACGATGATGCGCGGCGGCAACACCGGCAAGATGGTCGTCCGCGTCTGA
- a CDS encoding type II toxin-antitoxin system Phd/YefM family antitoxin, with amino-acid sequence MELDPHSVQTQTRPSGPSAWEARERAEEFRRDAREDPATAIYPHADLSTVDLATVVDGIVRRPLVITRDDREAAVLVSVDFFNRAHAAVELLEDDATAEAEDAFSGG; translated from the coding sequence ATGGAGCTCGATCCGCACTCGGTCCAGACCCAGACCCGTCCGTCCGGCCCCTCCGCGTGGGAGGCCCGGGAACGGGCTGAGGAGTTCAGACGGGACGCGCGGGAGGACCCCGCGACGGCGATCTACCCGCACGCCGACCTCAGCACCGTGGACCTGGCCACCGTCGTGGACGGCATCGTCCGTCGTCCGCTCGTCATCACCCGCGACGACCGCGAAGCGGCCGTCCTCGTCTCCGTCGACTTCTTCAACCGCGCCCACGCCGCGGTGGAGCTGCTCGAGGACGACGCGACGGCCGAGGCCGAGGACGCGTTCTCGGGCGGCTGA
- a CDS encoding SAV_915 family protein → MSSTAPSPARLFVPVHAGPHAAVLRTFTDPLGHRTGVAFTSREALRAVLGDGHPHLEIGRRALRALLRAAGVEELRVDPRLVAAPPADRGPVPPGPAARRARPRVEGFAAISAGRPAPGRR, encoded by the coding sequence GTGTCCAGCACCGCACCCTCACCGGCCCGCCTGTTCGTCCCCGTCCACGCCGGCCCCCACGCCGCGGTCCTGCGGACGTTCACCGACCCCCTCGGGCACCGCACCGGGGTGGCGTTCACCTCGCGCGAAGCCCTGCGCGCCGTCCTGGGGGACGGGCACCCGCACCTGGAGATCGGCCGGCGCGCGCTGCGGGCGCTGCTGCGCGCCGCCGGCGTCGAGGAGCTGCGGGTCGACCCGCGCCTGGTCGCCGCGCCACCCGCCGACCGCGGCCCGGTGCCGCCGGGCCCGGCCGCGCGCCGGGCCCGGCCGCGCGTCGAGGGGTTCGCCGCGATCAGCGCCGGGCGCCCGGCACCAGGACGGCGCTGA
- a CDS encoding fibronectin type III domain-containing protein has product MRVRRTMAVACVLAGVVVSSAAPAVAQVDGRGTRDRAVVGAEASGTETVGAPQRVVAPGRTADVSGTVLRLDGDEGEATTLLRTATGFVPLTGDAAARLAVGAKVALRVSASATRPDAVQVEQVLSVSARTLASSAAGGVQHLKVALVAPAGTKPGDYSAADVRAAVARASDYWSAVTNGKVSFVVDTVADWTTSPYTCAQFTSIWSAAANATGYTGAASEHVLTVFPRSAYTSGGCSYGKGTLGADATSSGAAYVADISQSVIAHELGHNMGYDHANARYGTAAAPDPGHTGGTYVGYGDVFDVMGFSDPQDRIGTGALNVVHRDQQAALFPGQVRTVTSSTNVTLQAVGSTATPAVKGAKVVDGSDVYYLEYRANVGTDVRVFSDGRRPAAGVRVLRRDTTSTYNASVVLDPTPTGSTSDWNQVVPVGGTFTTASGRLKFTVASAAGENATVAVTVGGATTGTVLAAPSGVSATSTAAGTATVAFTGVSGATGYVVTPYLDGVAQTAAAVTAATSPVTVRGLATGRSYTFGVTAKNAAGTSGEARSAAVTVAGAPARPTGLSATVAGNVASLSWAPGATGTRYRVDVLAGTRVVWSGTTDGASVRTSALPAGSYTFTVTATGASGTTTSAPSAAFTVAALAAPGAVTITGSGVGDRSAWVAFTPATTGGAATSYQVTIYSGGVAVQSGTVPATTGRVTVSGLVNGRGYTLGVRARNGAGTGVERVSAVLVPGARR; this is encoded by the coding sequence GTGCGGGTGCGACGGACGATGGCGGTGGCGTGCGTGCTGGCGGGGGTGGTCGTCTCCTCGGCCGCCCCGGCGGTGGCCCAGGTGGACGGGCGCGGGACGCGGGACCGGGCCGTCGTCGGCGCGGAGGCGTCCGGGACGGAGACCGTGGGAGCGCCCCAGCGCGTCGTCGCGCCGGGGCGCACCGCGGACGTGTCCGGCACCGTCCTGCGCCTGGACGGCGACGAGGGCGAGGCGACGACGCTGCTGCGGACCGCCACCGGTTTCGTGCCGCTGACCGGCGACGCCGCCGCGCGGCTGGCCGTGGGGGCGAAGGTGGCGCTGCGGGTGTCCGCCTCGGCGACCCGGCCCGACGCCGTGCAGGTCGAGCAGGTCCTCTCGGTGTCCGCGCGCACCCTCGCGTCGTCCGCCGCCGGCGGGGTGCAGCACCTCAAAGTGGCTCTCGTCGCGCCCGCCGGGACGAAGCCCGGCGACTACTCCGCCGCCGACGTCCGCGCCGCCGTCGCCAGGGCGTCGGACTACTGGTCGGCCGTCACGAACGGGAAGGTCAGCTTCGTCGTCGACACCGTCGCCGACTGGACCACCTCCCCGTACACGTGCGCGCAGTTCACCTCCATCTGGAGCGCCGCGGCGAACGCCACCGGGTACACGGGCGCGGCCTCCGAGCACGTCCTGACGGTGTTCCCCCGCTCCGCCTACACCTCCGGCGGCTGCTCGTACGGCAAGGGGACCCTCGGCGCCGACGCGACCAGCAGCGGCGCGGCGTACGTCGCCGACATCTCCCAGTCCGTCATCGCCCACGAGCTCGGGCACAACATGGGGTACGACCACGCCAACGCCCGCTACGGCACGGCCGCTGCCCCCGACCCGGGCCACACCGGCGGCACGTACGTCGGGTACGGCGACGTGTTCGACGTCATGGGTTTCTCCGACCCGCAGGACCGGATCGGCACCGGCGCGCTGAACGTCGTGCACCGCGACCAGCAGGCCGCGCTGTTCCCGGGGCAGGTGCGGACGGTGACGTCCTCGACGAACGTCACCCTCCAGGCCGTCGGTTCCACGGCCACCCCGGCCGTCAAGGGCGCGAAGGTGGTGGACGGGTCCGACGTCTACTACCTGGAGTACCGCGCGAACGTCGGCACCGACGTCCGCGTGTTCTCCGACGGGCGCCGACCCGCTGCGGGTGTGCGGGTCCTGCGCCGTGACACCACGTCGACGTACAACGCCTCCGTCGTCCTGGACCCCACCCCGACGGGCAGCACGAGCGACTGGAACCAGGTCGTCCCCGTCGGCGGCACCTTCACCACCGCCTCGGGCCGGCTGAAGTTCACCGTCGCGTCGGCCGCGGGGGAGAACGCCACCGTCGCGGTCACCGTCGGGGGCGCCACCACCGGCACCGTCCTCGCCGCCCCGTCCGGGGTGAGCGCCACCTCCACGGCGGCCGGGACCGCGACCGTGGCCTTCACCGGGGTGAGCGGGGCCACCGGGTACGTGGTGACCCCCTACCTCGACGGGGTCGCGCAGACCGCTGCGGCGGTCACGGCGGCGACGTCCCCGGTGACGGTCAGGGGCCTGGCCACCGGCCGGTCCTACACGTTCGGGGTCACGGCGAAGAACGCGGCCGGCACCAGCGGGGAGGCCCGCTCGGCCGCCGTGACCGTCGCCGGCGCCCCCGCCCGGCCCACCGGGCTGAGCGCGACCGTCGCCGGGAACGTCGCGTCCCTGTCCTGGGCGCCCGGTGCGACCGGCACCCGGTACCGGGTGGACGTCCTGGCCGGGACGAGGGTCGTCTGGTCGGGGACGACGGACGGCGCGAGCGTCCGGACGTCGGCGCTGCCGGCGGGCAGCTACACGTTCACCGTCACCGCCACCGGCGCCTCCGGCACGACCACCTCCGCGCCGTCCGCGGCGTTCACCGTCGCGGCGCTGGCCGCGCCCGGCGCGGTGACGATCACCGGCAGCGGGGTCGGCGACCGGTCCGCGTGGGTGGCGTTCACGCCCGCCACCACCGGCGGCGCCGCCACCTCCTACCAGGTGACGATCTACTCCGGCGGTGTCGCGGTGCAGTCGGGCACCGTGCCGGCGACGACCGGGAGGGTGACGGTGTCGGGGCTGGTCAACGGCCGCGGCTACACCCTCGGCGTCAGGGCGCGCAACGGCGCCGGGACGGGTGTGGAGAGGGTCAGCGCCGTCCTGGTGCCGGGCGCCCGGCGCTGA